A single genomic interval of Malania oleifera isolate guangnan ecotype guangnan chromosome 11, ASM2987363v1, whole genome shotgun sequence harbors:
- the LOC131168013 gene encoding uncharacterized protein LOC131168013, producing MRYRVRENLFIGNIDGAADILQNGSAEITHILSVLSSVSISFFSEWRSSLSIPAKEIRKEYVGESESVRSEDESGEGSKGSVPPGKILYSLEYAGKDLKLVRMAVPLKDMESEDLLDSLDVCLDFIDESRKEGSVLVHCFAGVSRSAAVITAYLMRTEQLSLEDALNSLRQSCEFVCPNDGFLEQLQMFEDMGFKVDRGSPIYRRFHLKLLGDSYHRGERIDRSKFGADPGLQTEIGSSVVEASSNGGINTTTAYRCKKCRRVVALQENVVDHIPGEGETSFEWHKWKSGNPFNRSSESECSSIFVLPLRWMTAVEEGAMEGKLSCSHCEARLGYFNWSGVQCSCGSWITPAFQLHKSRVDLSTV from the exons ATGCGGTATCGGGTGCGGGAAAATTTATTCATTGGCAATATTGATGGCGCAGCGGATATTCTGCAGAATGGCAGTGCTGAAATCACACATATCTTATCTGTTCTCAGCTCAGTGTCAATATCATTTTTCTCTGAATGGCGTAGCAGTCTTTCCATCCCAGCCAAAGAAATTCGGAAAGAATATGTTGGTGAGTCAGAGTCAGTAAGATCGGAGGATGAGTCTGGAGAGGGTTCGAAGGGTTCAGTGCCACCAGGGAAGATTCTTTACTCATTAGAATATGCAGGCAAAGATTTGAAGTTGGTGAGGATGGCGGTGCCACTTAAAGATATGGAAAGCGAAGATTTGTTGGATTCATTGGATGTATGTTTGGATTTTATCGATGAAAGTAGAAAAGAGGGATCTGTCTTAGTGCACTGCTTTGCTGGTGTATCAAGAAG TGCAGCTGTCATTACAGCATATCTGATGAGAACCGAACAACTATCTCTAGAAG ATGCACTGAATTCCTTACGGCAAAGCTGTGAGTTTGTTTGCCCCAATGATGGATTTTTGGAGCAG TTACAAATGTTTGAGGATATGGGTTTTAAGGTTGATCGTGGTAGCCCAATATACAGACGATTTCACCTGAAATTGTTAG GTGACTCTTATCACCGTGGTGAGAGAATAGATAGGTCTAAATTTGGGGCAGATCCTGGGTTGCAGACAGAAATTGGATCTTCTGTGGTTGAAGCATCATCAAATGGAGGAATCAATACAACTACTGCCTACCGCTGCAAGAAATGCAGAAGAGTTGTTGCATTGCAAGAAAATGTTGTGGATCACATTCCAGGTGAGGGTGAGACATCCTTCGAATGGCACAAGTGGAAAAGTGGGAATCCCTTCAACAGGTCTAGTGAGTCTGAGTGCTCATCAATCTTTGTTTTGCCTCTGCGATGGATGACAGCAG TTGAAGAAGGTGCAATGGAAGGCAAGCTCTCGTGCTCTCATTGCGAAGCTCGCTTGGGTTATTTCAATTGGTCAGGTGTCCAATGCAGTTGCGGTAGCTGGATCACACCCGCCTTTCAGCTCCACAAAAGCCGAGTTGACTTAAGCACTGTCTGA